DNA from Metabacillus flavus:
AACCTCAAAGGCCCTTGAAGCATTTGAGCAGCCGGTCATTCTGCTTGCCGGCGGGCTGGACAGGGGAAATGAATTTGATGAGCTTAAACCGGCTATGACGAACGTCAAAGCCTTAATCAGCTTTGGTGAGACAGCCCCTAAGCTGGAGAAGACTTGCAGGGAACTCGGAATAGAAGTGATCAAACGTGTCGATAATGTGGAACAGGCAGCCGGCGCGGCTTATGATCTTTCTGAAGCAGGGGATGTGATATTGCTGTCACCTGCATGTGCAAGCTGGGATCAGTATAAGACTTTTGAACAAAGAGGAGACATGTTTGTCAGCGCCGTGCATAAGCTAGATTAAGGGCTCGTACCAGTCAGAGCCTGACCTTTAGACGAAATAGAGGTGTGCGGCTTTGACGGCGAAGAGGACGACTCCGGATTTTATATTGATTATTGTGACGCTTTTGCTTCTAACGGTTGGACTGATTATGGTCTACAGTGCAAGTGCAATCTGGGCGGATTATAAATTTGATGATTCCTTTTTCTTTGCAAAAAGGCAGCTCCTTTTTGCAGGTGTAGGTATTGCCGGGATGTTCTTCATTATGAATGTAGACTACTGGACGTGGAGAACGTGGGCAAAAATCATTCTTTTAATCTGTTTTGTGCTGCTTATCGCGGTTTTAGTTCCAGGGATTGGAATGGAACGGAATGGATCCAGGAGCTGGATAGGTGTAGGTGCATTTTCGATTCAGCCTTCTGAATTTATGAAGTTTGCCATGATTATCTTTTTGGCTAAATATCTATCAGAACATCAAAAAAAAATAACGTCCTTCAAAAAAGGTTTGATTCCTTCATTAGGACTTGTGTTTATTGCATTTGGCATGATTATGCTGCAGCCGGACCTTGGCACTGGAACCGTAATGGTAGGAACGTGTATTGTCATGATCTTTACGGCAGGTGCGAGAATCTGGCACTTTGGATTCCTCGGACTGCTTGGTGTTGGCGGATTTACTGCCCTGGTCCTTTCCGCTCCTTACCGTATGAAAAGGATCACGTCATTTCTGGATCCATGGCAGGACCCATTGGGCAGCGGCTTTCAAATCATTCAGTCGCTCTACGCCATTGGGCCTGGCGGGTTGTTCGGAATGGGTCTAGGCCAAAGCAGGCAAAAGTTTTTTTACTTGCCTGAGCCGCAAACAGATTTTATCTTTGCCATTTTATCGGAAGAATTAGGTTTTATCGGCGGATCACTCGTCTTGCTTCTATTCTGCCTGCTGTTATGGAGAGGAATCCGCATTGCACTTGGTGCTCCAGACTTATATGGAGCATTCCTGGCAGTGGGAATTATTGCAATGGTCGCCATTCAGGTCATGATTAACATAGGGGTGGTAACCGGAATGATGCCTGTTACCGGAATTACCCTGCCATTTCTCAGCTACGGCGGATCTTCCCTAACGTTAATGCTGATGGGAATTGGGGTCTTGCTAAATATCAGCAGATATGCAAAATATTAAATAGATAATGAACTTGATGAGGCTGACCCTGCTTAAATGAATGGCTCTTGCATGAGCATTCTATAGCTATAGGGCCAGCCCATCCCATTTTCCCATTTTTTAACGGGATGAGGAGGAACATAAATGAAGGTAGCTGTGAGCGGCGGCGGTACAGGAGGACATATTTATCCTGCACTTGCCCTGATCAAGGAAATGAAAAAGAAAAACCCGGATGCGGAATTTTTATATATAGGCACAGAAAAAGGTCTCGAAAAAGGAATTGTCGAGAGAGAAAACATTCCGTTTAAATCAATTGAAATTACGGGATTTAAACGTAAGATTTCAATGGACAATGTAAAAACCGTAATGAGGTTCTTAAAAGGTGTCCAAACGAGTAAGCGCTACTTAAAGGAATTTAAACCGGATGTTGTAATTGGCACAGGGGGATATGTATGCGGCCCTGTCGTATATGCTGCGGCGAAAATGAAAATTCCTGCTGTCATTCATGAGCAGAATAGTCTGCCGGGCTTAACGAATAAATTCCTTTCCAGGTATGCTGATAAGGTTGCGATCTGCTTTGAGGAAGCGAGAAGCTATTTTCCTGCTGATAAAGCGGTTATGACAGGAAATCCCCGGGCTTCAGAAGTTGCTGGAGTAAACGGAGAGAAGAGCAAGCTTTCAGCAGGTTTAAAGCCAGGCAAAAAATCTGTTCTCGTATTCGGCGGGAGCCGGGGTGCAAGACCGATCAATAAAGCGATTCTCGAAGTGCTTCCGGAGCTTGAAAAAAGAGATTACCAGCTTCTATATGTAACGGGAGAGGTACATTTTAAGCAAGTGGCGGAAGAAGCGAAAGCACTTGGATCTCCAGCCAATGTCATCATCAAGCCATTTATTCATAACATGCCTGAAGTCCTTGCCGGTACGGATTTAATCGTAGGGCGGGCAGGTGCAACGTCCATTGCTGAGATTACTGCACTTGGTCTGCCAAGCATTCTCATTCCAAGTCCTTATGTAACGGCTAATCACCAGGAGGTTAACGCTAGGTCGCTGAGTGATAAGGGTGCAGCTGTGCTGATGCTGGAAAAAGACTTGAACGGGAAAGCGCTTCTGAGAGAAATGGATAAAATCATGAACGATGAATCCATTCTTATTGCAATGAGAACGGCTTCTTCAGAAATTGGAATGCCGGATGCAGCATCAAGACTGGCGGAAGTTCTGGAAGAAGTTTCTGTAAAAAAATAAGATTCTTTTTGTTAATAGGAGGGTATCATGGAAAACGTCATCAAAGAACTGGAACAGGCAGATATCGGGAAAGTATTAGTCAATGAGCCTTTATCCAAACATACTACGATGAAAATCGGAGGACCGGCAGACTGTCTGGTACAGCCGAAGGATATTGAGAGCATTGAAACCATCATTCGCATCGTGAAGGAACATGGAGTAAAATGGCGGGCAATCGGAAGGGGCTCGAACCTTTTAGTATCCGATCAAGGAATTGAAGGGGTTGTTATCAAGCTTGGAGATGGACTGGACCATATGGATATTGACGGTGATATTCTGACCGTCGGCGGCGGGTATTCCGTTATAAAGCTTGCTACGATTATCAGTAAAAAGGGGTTCTCCGGCCTTGAATTCGCAAGCGGTATTCCAGGGTCGATCGGTGGAGCCGTATATATGAATGCAGGAGCACATGGTTCTGATATGAGCAAAATCCTTGTTAAAGCACGTGTGCTGTTTGAAGACGGAACAATGGAATGGCTGTCGAATGAAGAACTGAATTTTTCCTATCGAACCTCGCTTCTTCAAAAGGAACGCCCCGGAATTTGCCTTGAGGCTGTCCTGAAGCTTGAAGCAGGAGTTAAAGAAGAAATCGTGAAAGTGATGCAAAAAAACAAGGATTACAGGAGAGATACCCAGCCATGGAACTTTCCGTGTGCCGGCAGCATATTCCGCAACCCGCTTCCAGAATATGCAGGAGCTTTGGTGGAAAAAGCTGGCCTGAAAGGGTATAAACTCGGCGGGGCACAGGTTTCCGATATGCATGGCAATTTTATTGTAAATGCAGGGGGAGCTACTGCTGAGGATGTTCTGAATCTGATTGCTTTTATTAAAAAAACAATCCTTGAGAAGTACGGTACAGAGCTCGAAACCGAGGTTGAAATAATCGGACGAAATTCCTGAAGAATGTTCTTATATATCCTCCTATTGTGCTATAATGACTAATATAGGAAAAATGTAAAACGGCATCTTGTATGCCGTTTGTTTATATTTCCCATTCTGTTTTGAATGAATATTTCATGAAGGGTGACTGGGAATTTGAATAATCGAATGGAACAGGAAAAAATTGTTTCGATCGAAGACCGCATACCTAAATTGAAACAGCAGCGCAAACAAAAAACCAATAAACGGCTTACTTTATTTCTATGTCTTTTCTTTATTTTGATTCTTCTCGTCGTATATTTTCAATCGCCTTTAAGCAAAATCTCGGCTATAGAAGTTGTCGGCAATGCCCATACTGCAGATGATTCCATTCTTAAGCAGAGCGGGATTTCAATTGGGACAGGCTTCTGGAATTTAAACGTGGAACAGGCCGAGAGCGGGATTAAAAGATTGAAAGAAATAAAATCGGCCCGAGTTTTAAAGACGTTCCCCAATAAAGTGACACTTCAGGTCGAAGAGTATAAACGGGTGGCTTATGCGGAAAAGAACGGAGCCTTTATGCCAATCCTTGAAAACGGGGTTGTATTGAAGTCAGATGAAAAATCGCTTCCATCTGATGCTCCGCTCTTAATCAATTGGAAGGATGCCGATCAAATCCAGGAAATGGCTTCCGCCCTGCTTGAAATTCCAAAGCCCATCGCGGCATCCATTTCCGAAATTTATCATGCTCCCGAAAAGAATGATTCATGGCATATCACGCTTTATATGAATGAGGGTTACGTGATCAGCGGCTCAGTAAGGAATATTGCAGAGAAAATTAAGGACTATCCTTCTATCGTGTCTCAGCTGAAACCAGGTTCTAAAGGGATCATTCATATGGAGGTAGGGACATATTTCGAGTCCTTCGAAAAACCCTCTGACAGCAAAGATAAATCAAATCAGGGAGAAGAATCGAATGAAACCCAAGGGTAAGTATGTTCTGCTATCCATTGTCATGCTTGTACTTGGTTATCTGATTGCCTTTTCCTATCAGCTGACTAATGAAAAGAAGCCAGGCGGAATCTCAGCTGAACAGTGGGATAAAGAATACGAATCTAGACAGCTCCTCATTGAACAGGAAGAGAAAAACCTGATGCTTCAGGCAGAACTCCAGAAAAAGCAAAAAAACGTACAGAACTATGAGAAAAAGCTTAAAAAGGATAAACAGGCCGCAAGCGGTCTCGTTGAAAAAATTGAAAACTTAAGAATGTATGTTGGCGAAACTGGAGTCAAAGGGGAAGGGGTCCAAATCACCCTGGAAGATTCCTCATACATACCGGCAGATGAAAATGCCAATAATTACATTGTTCATGAAAGCCATATTTTCAAAGTCATCAACGAGCTTCTCATTTCGGGTGCTTCTGCTGTTTCCATTAATGGCCAGCGAATTTCAGCCGATTCGTATATCTTCTGCAACGGGCCTGTTATTACAGTTGACGGGAATCAGTTTCCTGCACCTTTTGTCATCTCGGCTATTGGCGATCCGGATGTGATGATTGCCGCTTTTACGATATCCGGCGGCATTTCGGAACAGCTTGTTTATGACAACATAGTTGTAAAATCAGAAAAGAAAAGTGAGATTACCATGAATTCAATGCTTCAGGGTGACCGAAAATCCTGATTGTTCATGTAAGTAAGGAGCAAAGAATGTGTCAGGCAGGAAAAAAATAATGGGCTACACCTTCATCATGGGTCTTTTCGGATTTATGCTATCCGTCCAATTTTTATCCATTAAGGAACCTGTTATAAGGGATACGAGAGACTTGTGGGAGATCAGAGAGCAGCTTAAAGAAGAGCAAAAGCAGCAATCTGACCTCCTTGAGGAAATCACTAAATACGATAAGCTTTTGAATACGTATGATTCCATGGAGGGAAGAGAACGGGAGGAAGCTTTAAAGAAAACGCTGGATGAGCTCAAAGTACTGGCCGGTTTAACCGAAGTAAAAGGTGAGGGAATGATCCTCCGTCTTGAGCCGTTGTTTAGCCAGGACCTGATTGGGGAAAATACTATATCTGTCTCGCCTGATTTACTTAGAAAACTGATTAACGAACTAAACACATATGATGCGGAGCATATTTCCATTAATGGACACAGGGTGTCAAGTACAACGGTCATCAGGGACATTAATGGAGTGACGAAGATGGACGGCAGCGCCTTAGACACACTGCCGATTGAAATCAAAGTCATTGCAGAGGATGCAAATAAGCTTTATGACAGAGTTAAGGTGTCAAGCACACATGATTTGTTTGCAGTTGATAACATTAAGCTGACAGCGGAAAAACCCAGAGAAGACATAGTGGTTCCCGAAAGCGATAAGAAAATCCTTACCGGGGAATTAAAGCCCTATGAGAGCGGCAAAGGGGGAGAAAATTGATGTGGCTTCCTGTGCTTGGGCTGATTTTAGGAATTGCACTGGGCTTTTCCACAGAATTCAAAATCCCTGCTGAATATTCGAATTACCTGTCCATAGCCATATTGGCTGCTCTTGATACATTGCTCGGCGGAATCCGGGCCCAGCTTCAGAACATATATGATGAGCTGGTATTTGTATCAGGATTCTTCTTTAACATTCTACTAGCCGCAG
Protein-coding regions in this window:
- a CDS encoding small basic family protein — its product is MWLPVLGLILGIALGFSTEFKIPAEYSNYLSIAILAALDTLLGGIRAQLQNIYDELVFVSGFFFNILLAAALAFLGVHLGVDLYLVAIFAFGVRLFQNIAVIRRILISKWSDSRQKVKKVD
- a CDS encoding DUF881 domain-containing protein, coding for MKPKGKYVLLSIVMLVLGYLIAFSYQLTNEKKPGGISAEQWDKEYESRQLLIEQEEKNLMLQAELQKKQKNVQNYEKKLKKDKQAASGLVEKIENLRMYVGETGVKGEGVQITLEDSSYIPADENANNYIVHESHIFKVINELLISGASAVSINGQRISADSYIFCNGPVITVDGNQFPAPFVISAIGDPDVMIAAFTISGGISEQLVYDNIVVKSEKKSEITMNSMLQGDRKS
- the murG gene encoding undecaprenyldiphospho-muramoylpentapeptide beta-N-acetylglucosaminyltransferase codes for the protein MKVAVSGGGTGGHIYPALALIKEMKKKNPDAEFLYIGTEKGLEKGIVERENIPFKSIEITGFKRKISMDNVKTVMRFLKGVQTSKRYLKEFKPDVVIGTGGYVCGPVVYAAAKMKIPAVIHEQNSLPGLTNKFLSRYADKVAICFEEARSYFPADKAVMTGNPRASEVAGVNGEKSKLSAGLKPGKKSVLVFGGSRGARPINKAILEVLPELEKRDYQLLYVTGEVHFKQVAEEAKALGSPANVIIKPFIHNMPEVLAGTDLIVGRAGATSIAEITALGLPSILIPSPYVTANHQEVNARSLSDKGAAVLMLEKDLNGKALLREMDKIMNDESILIAMRTASSEIGMPDAASRLAEVLEEVSVKK
- the spoVE gene encoding stage V sporulation protein E, which codes for MTAKRTTPDFILIIVTLLLLTVGLIMVYSASAIWADYKFDDSFFFAKRQLLFAGVGIAGMFFIMNVDYWTWRTWAKIILLICFVLLIAVLVPGIGMERNGSRSWIGVGAFSIQPSEFMKFAMIIFLAKYLSEHQKKITSFKKGLIPSLGLVFIAFGMIMLQPDLGTGTVMVGTCIVMIFTAGARIWHFGFLGLLGVGGFTALVLSAPYRMKRITSFLDPWQDPLGSGFQIIQSLYAIGPGGLFGMGLGQSRQKFFYLPEPQTDFIFAILSEELGFIGGSLVLLLFCLLLWRGIRIALGAPDLYGAFLAVGIIAMVAIQVMINIGVVTGMMPVTGITLPFLSYGGSSLTLMLMGIGVLLNISRYAKY
- the murB gene encoding UDP-N-acetylmuramate dehydrogenase, which translates into the protein MENVIKELEQADIGKVLVNEPLSKHTTMKIGGPADCLVQPKDIESIETIIRIVKEHGVKWRAIGRGSNLLVSDQGIEGVVIKLGDGLDHMDIDGDILTVGGGYSVIKLATIISKKGFSGLEFASGIPGSIGGAVYMNAGAHGSDMSKILVKARVLFEDGTMEWLSNEELNFSYRTSLLQKERPGICLEAVLKLEAGVKEEIVKVMQKNKDYRRDTQPWNFPCAGSIFRNPLPEYAGALVEKAGLKGYKLGGAQVSDMHGNFIVNAGGATAEDVLNLIAFIKKTILEKYGTELETEVEIIGRNS
- a CDS encoding cell division protein FtsQ/DivIB encodes the protein MNNRMEQEKIVSIEDRIPKLKQQRKQKTNKRLTLFLCLFFILILLVVYFQSPLSKISAIEVVGNAHTADDSILKQSGISIGTGFWNLNVEQAESGIKRLKEIKSARVLKTFPNKVTLQVEEYKRVAYAEKNGAFMPILENGVVLKSDEKSLPSDAPLLINWKDADQIQEMASALLEIPKPIAASISEIYHAPEKNDSWHITLYMNEGYVISGSVRNIAEKIKDYPSIVSQLKPGSKGIIHMEVGTYFESFEKPSDSKDKSNQGEESNETQG
- a CDS encoding DUF881 domain-containing protein; translated protein: MSGRKKIMGYTFIMGLFGFMLSVQFLSIKEPVIRDTRDLWEIREQLKEEQKQQSDLLEEITKYDKLLNTYDSMEGREREEALKKTLDELKVLAGLTEVKGEGMILRLEPLFSQDLIGENTISVSPDLLRKLINELNTYDAEHISINGHRVSSTTVIRDINGVTKMDGSALDTLPIEIKVIAEDANKLYDRVKVSSTHDLFAVDNIKLTAEKPREDIVVPESDKKILTGELKPYESGKGGEN